The segment AATCCCCACGAGAAGTAAGACGACTACCATCGCATTCTCCTTAGAAAATAGCAGAGCAAAGCCCAATTCCACCAGTAATAGACTATATAAAATCACTCTAAGCAAATTCTGAAGACCGATTTTCTTGGAATCTTTCTCCAGAGGGTACAGTTGTGTTACATATTGATAATCATAATGTTTGTAAAGCCCCAACAACTGGAAGACAAGTAAATAATGAAAGACTAAAACTAGGCCGATGGATAACCACGGTTCTTCAATGGCAAATAGGGACAAAATCGCCAACAACAGTAGACGTATCGTCAAGCCCAAGTAGTCTCCTGAACGCAAGAAAGCCCGTAAGTAGAGATAAAACCAAGTCTGTCTCGACTTGACAAGACGCAAGATTCCATTGAGATAGCTTCTCGGTTTAACAGTCGTACTGATTCCTTTAACCGTCGTAAATAAGGCAAAGAAACGTAAAATAGACTGTTTCCTTTTTTGTTCATCTTGAATAGCCTTAGACCAGTCCAATACTCCCTGTGACTGATAAGCCACTAATTGGCGCTTGACAAAAAGACATTTTAAAACCAATAAAGTAAGAAGACCAGCTACAATCATCCACACCGGTAAACCCAGTTTCAAATAGATTGGTAACAAAACAAGCTGAACCACCACCTGTATAGAGGACCAAAACAAGACCGTGCGTCTGGCTGCACCCTCGAGTCCTTGCAGAATGTCTTTTTCCTTGGTCAATAGGAAGATTTGATCAGCTTCTTCTAGATAAGTCGCAATTCTTCCGGACACTAGTACCAGTAGACTGATTGCAATAACCACAAAAACAATCGGCAACGGATTCTCAGGGAATAACAACAATAATTGACGGTATTGCAAACTCAAAAAGCCTAGCAAAACCATGAGAACCAAAACAAAATGGTCATTCAGAACATAGCGCAGATACTTGGAACAACGATTTAAAAAATCTAGTCGGCGTTGTTGAAACAATTCTTTCATCCAGCCACTCCTTCTTGCGTCAAGGCCAGATAAATTTCATTCAGACTTGCACCATCCATACCAAATGCGCTTTGTAGCTCCTCCAAATTTCCAGTTGCACGAACCTGTCCCTGATGTAAAATCACAAAAGAGTCGCACATTTTCTCAGCTGAGTCAAGAACGTGAGTGGACATGAGAATGGAAGTGCCCTTAGATTTTTCTTCCTCCAAAAGAGCGATTAAATCAGAGATAGCCACAGGGTCTAATCCCAGAAAAGGCTCATCAACAATCAACAGACTCGGCTCCACCATAAAAGCACAAATAATCATGACCTTCTGCTTCATTCCCTTTGAAAAATTGACAGGAAACCAGTCCAATTTCTCATCCAAGCGAAACAGTTTTAACAAGTGCTCAACACGTCCCCAAGCTTGCTCCCAGGATAAATCATAGGCCATTGCTACCACTTCCAAGTGCTCTTTGAGGGTTAGTTCTTCATACAAACTTGGTGTTTCAGGGATAAACCCAATCTTCTTCCGATAATTTTCAGCCCCTTGTAGCAAAGTTAGGCCGTCAATTGCAATCTGTCCTTGATAGGGGGTCAAAAGACCGATAATTTCCTTAATAGTCGTTGATTTCCCTGCACCATTTAAACCAATTAGACCAACTAATTGACCATCCTCAACGGTAAAAGATACATCTTTCAAAACTGGGATATTGACATATCCTCCAGTTACATTTTTTACTTCTAACATACATTTCTTCCTACAATTTGATATAATTATTATAACAAAAATCCTAGAAAGAGGTTGCCATTATGTCGGATTGTATTTTTTGCAAAATTATCTCTGGAGAAATACCAGCTTCAAAAGTCTACGAAGATGACCAAGTATTAGCCTTTTTAGACATAACTCAGGTCACAAAAGGACACACATTGGTTGTCCCTAAAAAACACTACCGAAACGTGCTTGACATGGATGAAGAAGCTGCAGCCACACTCTTTTCTATTGTGCCAACCATCGCTCGCCAGTTAAAAGAAAAACTTGGAGCTAGTGGTCTAAACATCGTTAATAATAACGAGGAGGCCGCTGGGCAAACCGTCTTTCATACACACTTCCATCTCTTACCACGCTTTAACAATCAAGATGGATTGAGCATTCAATTTAAAGCCAACGACCCTGACTTCCCAACCCT is part of the Streptococcus suis genome and harbors:
- a CDS encoding HIT family protein, translated to MSDCIFCKIISGEIPASKVYEDDQVLAFLDITQVTKGHTLVVPKKHYRNVLDMDEEAAATLFSIVPTIARQLKEKLGASGLNIVNNNEEAAGQTVFHTHFHLLPRFNNQDGLSIQFKANDPDFPTLAQLAQELYLGE
- a CDS encoding ABC transporter permease, producing the protein MKELFQQRRLDFLNRCSKYLRYVLNDHFVLVLMVLLGFLSLQYRQLLLLFPENPLPIVFVVIAISLLVLVSGRIATYLEEADQIFLLTKEKDILQGLEGAARRTVLFWSSIQVVVQLVLLPIYLKLGLPVWMIVAGLLTLLVLKCLFVKRQLVAYQSQGVLDWSKAIQDEQKRKQSILRFFALFTTVKGISTTVKPRSYLNGILRLVKSRQTWFYLYLRAFLRSGDYLGLTIRLLLLAILSLFAIEEPWLSIGLVLVFHYLLVFQLLGLYKHYDYQYVTQLYPLEKDSKKIGLQNLLRVILYSLLLVELGFALLFSKENAMVVVLLLVGIFLHEIYLPLKLKKLID
- a CDS encoding ABC transporter ATP-binding protein; the encoded protein is MLEVKNVTGGYVNIPVLKDVSFTVEDGQLVGLIGLNGAGKSTTIKEIIGLLTPYQGQIAIDGLTLLQGAENYRKKIGFIPETPSLYEELTLKEHLEVVAMAYDLSWEQAWGRVEHLLKLFRLDEKLDWFPVNFSKGMKQKVMIICAFMVEPSLLIVDEPFLGLDPVAISDLIALLEEEKSKGTSILMSTHVLDSAEKMCDSFVILHQGQVRATGNLEELQSAFGMDGASLNEIYLALTQEGVAG